CGTAATGACTCGATAGCATGGTCAACCGGCTGAACACGGGCATCGATGTCCTCGATCGGAAGCTCGGGGGTGGAATCCCGGAGGGGAGCATCGTCGCTCTCAGCGCCCAGCCGGCCAGCCAGGCGGAGCTGTTCCTCTACGAACTCACCGCGACCCGCGGCACGCTGTACCTCTCGCTCGACCGCACCGCCCAGTCGGTCACGGCAAGCATCGAGCAGTCGCCCACCGACACCGGCGACCCCACGGTCCGCCACATCTCGGGCGAGGCGCCGCTGGACAACGCGAGCAAGCTCGTCAGCGCGCTCCCCGAGACCTCGAATCTCATCGTCGACCCGCTCGACGTGCTCGAGGCACAGGAGCCGCCGTCGCGGTACCGCTCCTTCATGAACGACCTGCAGAACCACATCGTCAACACGGGCAGCCTCGCCATCGTCCACTGCCTCGACGGGCGCAGCGTGCCGCCGCTGCGCGACACCACCGAACACTTCGCGGACGTGATCTTCGAGCTGAAGACCACGACCGACTCCGACGAGGTCGAGAACCGCCTCGCGATCCCCAAGTTCCGCGGCGGCCGCGCTCCGACCGACATCATCAAGCTCGACCTCGTCGAGCAGGTCTCGATCGACACGAGCCGGGACATTGCCTAGCCGTCTCGGGTCTGCTCTTTCTCCGGCAGTTCGCACGTCGAGGATTTCAGCGCTTCAGGTCCGCGCCGTCACCGGACGGAACGTGCCCGAGCGCGAGCGCCGCGAGCAGGACGACGACGGCGACGAACAGGGAGACGACGGAGACGAGCGGCACCGACGAGGGGCCGACGCCGTACAGGCCGGTCGCGGCGACGACGGCGACGACTCCGACTGCGAGGGACCCGACGAGGTGCGCCGCCGACGCTCCGACGGTCGCCCCCGCGCGGCCCACGTCGGCGCCGAGGCCGACCGCGTGGTCGGCGGCGTCCCACGCCAGGATCGTCGCGGCGAGGGCGACGAGCAGCGAGATCCGGCCGGTCGCGGCCAGG
The window above is part of the Halosimplex rubrum genome. Proteins encoded here:
- a CDS encoding RAD55 family ATPase, with amino-acid sequence MVNRLNTGIDVLDRKLGGGIPEGSIVALSAQPASQAELFLYELTATRGTLYLSLDRTAQSVTASIEQSPTDTGDPTVRHISGEAPLDNASKLVSALPETSNLIVDPLDVLEAQEPPSRYRSFMNDLQNHIVNTGSLAIVHCLDGRSVPPLRDTTEHFADVIFELKTTTDSDEVENRLAIPKFRGGRAPTDIIKLDLVEQVSIDTSRDIA